The Branchiostoma lanceolatum isolate klBraLanc5 chromosome 7, klBraLanc5.hap2, whole genome shotgun sequence nucleotide sequence ATGATGAGCGCCAGTtgctgtttgaaacaataggactagacaagaaatatacaaaaatgtcaaagcaggacacttttatataccttaTGTCATGTACGAATGAGTacataatggacaaagtatgtagtcatttttcaaaatgtttcaaaaagagagaagaaactattaCATGTATCAGATGATCAATATCACTTTAGCAGTAGTCCACCGTTTGTTTAATTTTAGTTCACTTAGAATGTAGAATTGTATCAATTCTTTTATGAattttgcttcttatagaccatgtgtggtctGTGCATtcagcccatctgggcaggaacatgcaataaagactattattataattatataataGAAGTTTTGCAGAAACTGTTACAATAACCTATGTTCTTGATTCCACAAGAGTACTTCTTACACTATAATTCTTGTCATGGAAAATCTACCTTTCTTTCTTCGTGGGTGGCCTTTGGTTTTGGAAGTCAGGATCGACTTCCGGCAACTTCTGCAGTCGCTTCTCAAACAGATACTGGTGCGTCTCCCGGTTATTCTCGGAAAACTTAATGGAGAAAAGAATGTTCACCTGTTGATTAAGCTCATCAGAACAGGAACATTGCTGATAAATAGAAAAACGTAATTATCATCAGTCATAGGTTGGCTTCGAGAAGCGAACGAACCTGTATTGGACTGGGCAAAGAAAAACAGTGACAATCTATGATGATAAGTTGGCTACTTTCCAAACAGAAGttgatggggaagattgtgacattttaatcatatgccccgttttttgttcGCTCTAAACtatgcatatgataaaaaggttacaatcttccccaccaacctctgcttggagagtacagttGGCCACTATGTTTAATAGTGTATCATGATATGATGGTATAAGTTTACCAGTGCGATGTTCGTAGtcccggtgcaatggcctagttggtagagtgctcgccttgcacacggtaggtcgtgagttcgaaccccggccgggtcaaaCCAAAGAcattaaaaatggtacatactgctttctctgcttagcactcagcatttgggaaagagtatggaagttataaacacacccctatgcgtcttttcaagacgcccgggtcactttaactttaacttaatgttagtataatttaaaaaaaaaacttaccacTAAGACACCTAGTGTTTTGAAGAAGTCATCGGATCCAGCTTCTGGAGGTTTGAAACGCTGCTTCCTGTACTCAGGGTAGAACAGCTGGTTGATGATGGCTGAGTCATCGCTCACATTTCGGAGACGACGGTGGAAAGTCGCGTACTTGTCCATGGAAAAGTACCAACCTAGACACCAGATCCGAAAATCAAGAGAGAGATGCAGGTTACTGATATCAGAGCACCCTTACTGTTACCGAAGTCGAACCGAACTATACCAAACTATACTCAAAgcttttataacttatataaagGCGTTGCGTTAACCAAATTCTTCGCCCTTAGATACGATTACGTCCTACCTTCACCTTTTAACGTACCGTCAAATGCATAAAGAGGGAAATTGGCTGCCAGCCCTCCGTCGACGTAGGTGTAGAGCCGGTTCAGTTCGTACGGTTGGAACGCAACTGTAACGAGGCACACATATGCATAATGTAGAAATGCCTGTGGTTAAGCTATAGATAGATAATATTAGATAGTTGGATAGATTCGCATCTGATTAAATCTACTTACTTGACTCACCGACATTGAAACATCTATTCGTGAAAAAAAGCTACAATAGTCTTCCTTGCTTCTCACTTGACgacttagtctgtataacgcaaactccagctgtccgggggtttctctcccctccccgcttGGGTTgtgaggtggttacagggcggcgagcggtcacaggaggcttgattgaattcaggctattgACGActatcgcgctgcgctctcgatGCACTCTCGATGCGACCTACTTACCTATTTTAGTTGACATTGATTGACTTCACATTTGGAATATAATACAAGATGTACAAGTATAGCTGAAATggctacaaacacacaaagtgtaaaatgaTTCGTTTTTAATCGATGACATTCTTTGAGTCCTTGAATTCTTTCTTGTCAAATTGTACGTCGCCGCGCGATCGCTTCGAGGTCGCCccccaagtggaatgggggtgaaAGATAGCACTTCCATACTTTAAACAACGCGTGGTATCGGGGTAGAGAAGATAATCAATATAAATCATTcaaatgactttttttccaaaatcaatAAGAAGCCTTAAAGTTGATAATACTTCGCTTTAAGAGGTTAACATTATTTAGCGAAGTTATGAGGTCGTGGAATCCTTGTTACGCGTGTATTCAAAAGTAAATTGCATGGACACTTCTTGTATCTGTATTTGAAGATGAGCACTTTGTATATGCGCATGGAACCCTGAAAGATGTCAGTACTAAACCTACTTACCTGGGATGGACATGGACATGCGCACAGCCTCCCGTACCCTCAGCACGGGCGTGGTTTTGACGTGAAAGTAGGATTCCACGTCGTAGTTCACGTTGTACGCAACGATGCACAGTTCTACCCCTAGGACGTGGTATATCTATATCGGGAGAATATGTTTTTAGTGAAGACAGTTCAGACTAGACACGGGTGTCATTTCAGTGCATATGAATGTTCAAAGGAAAGCGTCGTAGAATGGTGCTGACGTTCAATACACTACAAATTAACATTTCTTATGAATTCTTATTCTTTTCCCACATAGAGGTCCTTCCTCGCCCCCACTGGCAAACGCCTTTTAAGGTTTCCAGCATTTGGTTTTTATGACAGAATTTACCTTCTAATGTTCTCATTGTATAACATTCTGAGCCACTTTTAGTATACGTACATAATGTCCGCGTACATTTTGAACATACCTGTTCAAAGGTCACGTCTTTGTCCAATGGTAGACCTCGTTTCTTCAGGTGCCTCTCTAGGATCTCCCCAAACCACGTCATAAACTTCCTGCCCGGACACGCGCCCTTCTTTGCGACGACATCGATGACTTGGATGAGCCTCTTCATGAAGGGAATCCAGTTCAATGCTTTGAAGCGA carries:
- the LOC136438039 gene encoding uncharacterized protein YqhO-like isoform X2, which gives rise to MGNHSSRPVPLLPTTVGGRWADRRFEFENLVLEGGGAKGIAYIGVCKVLEDAGILPQIKRFAGTSAGAITAALLAIGLTPQEMLQELIAKNLLDVVLDARFKALNWIPFMKRLIQVIDVVAKKGACPGRKFMTWFGEILERHLKKRGLPLDKDVTFEQIYHVLGVELCIVAYNVNYDVESYFHVKTTPVLRVREAVRMSMSIPVAFQPYELNRLYTYVDGGLAANFPLYAFDGTLKGEGRT